A single region of the Vicia villosa cultivar HV-30 ecotype Madison, WI linkage group LG4, Vvil1.0, whole genome shotgun sequence genome encodes:
- the LOC131597119 gene encoding protein neprosin-like — protein sequence MVFSSSISCLLLYILVVVSFLFSINSLETGNHQSANQTFKSEQKLYKLKKIIASRLQQINKPAIKILQSPDGDIIDCVLTHKQPAFDHPLLKGEKPMDPPESLRRHNKIENTSDHFQLWSLSGESCPEGSIPIRRITEEDMLRAYSIKGFGRKFDDPYLHEYAVVTKKNDKFYGAEGAINVWTPYIETPNEFSLAQMWLIAGSYGKDLNTIEIGWQVYPHLYGDYRTRFFIYWTGDDYKSTGCYNLICPGFVQTNKRFAIGGAINKISTYNGRQYSMTLKIFKDKNTGNWWLQVGPGSGNLVGYWPSKLFTHLKFAAEEVNFGGEIVNIKSTGSHTSTVMGSGNFPEEGFRKAAYIRNMQVIDADNNLHPLKNPEYSLTNFFCYSIVQGNTNPKWGYHIYFGGYGRGNKCP from the exons ATGGTCTTTAGTTCTTCAATTAGTTGTCTCCTTCTATACATTTTAGtagttgtttcttttcttttttcaattaattCTTTAGAAACTGGAAACCACCAATCAGCCAATCAGACATTTAAATCAGAGCAAAAACTTTATAAACTTAAGAAGATTATAGCTTCTCGTCTTCAGCAAATTAACAAACCTGCGATTAAGA TTTTACAGAGTCCTGATGGTGATATCATAGATTGTGTTTTGACTCATAAACAACCTGCTTTTGATCATCCTTTATTGAAAGGAGAAAAACCAATG GATCCTCCTGAAAGTCTTAGAAggcataataaaatagaaaatacaaGTGATCACTTTCAATTATGGAGTTTATCGGGTGAATCATGTCCAGAAGGATCAATTCCAATTAGAAGAATAACAGAAGAAGACATGTTAAGAGCTTACTCTATTAAGGGCTTTGGAAGAAAATTTGACGATCCTTATCTACATGAA TATGCAGTTGTTACAAAGAAAAATGATAAGTTCTATGGAGCAGAGGGTGCCATAAACGTGTGGACACCTTATATAGAAACTCCAAATGAATTTAGCTTGGCTCAAATGTGGCTTATTGCTGGTTCATATGGAAAAGATCTCAACACTATTGAAATTGGTTGGCAG GTTTACCCGCATCTCTACGGTGACTACCGCactagattttttatttattggacG GGTGATGATTATAAAAGTACTGGGTGCTATAATTTAATCTGTCCAGGCTTTGTTCAAACTAACAAAAGATTTGCAATAGGAGGTGCAATTAATAAGATTTCTACATATAACGGAAGGCAATATTCTATGACCTTAAAGATCTTCAAG GATAAAAACACTGGAAATTGGTGGCTTCAAGTTGGACCAGGATCTGGAAATTTAGTTGGGTACTGGCCGTCCAAGTTGTTCACACACTTGAAATTTGCTGCTGAAGAAGTTAATTTTGGTGGAGAAATAGTGAATATAAAGTCAACGGGGTCTCACACTTCCACTGTAATGGGCAGTGGAAACTTTCCCGAGGAGGGTTTTAGAAAAGCTGCATATAttagaaatatgcaagttatagATGCTGACAACAACTTGCATCCTTTGAAAAATCCTGAATATTCTCTTacaaattttttttgttatagtaTAGTACAAGGAAATACTAATCCCAAGTGGGGGTATCACATTTACTTTGGTGGGTATGGCAGGGGCAATAAATGTCCCtaa
- the LOC131599096 gene encoding uncharacterized protein LOC131599096, translating into MEHYQFYRSWMYDRMFPGRRGLKPLFMEGVAAFLSYAFAQECCRREGGVRCPCLKCGCRNIISDPSEVKRHLERVGFRPNYWVWTSNGETMQEMNREASSSQTHIEPDINRVDPGSSSSHMQCQEQFNLVEEMFTDALGVNVAYDEPQDLDGEELPNEKAQRFYQLLKEINIPLFEGSSDSKLSMCVRLLAAKSNWNVPDQCLEFFARLMLDATPVKENMPTSYYDAKRVVSKLGLEVKKIDCCIRGCMLFYDNEFGTNDGELEECKFCESPRYLVSSKGVDQRQNRIAVKSMFYLPIIPRLQRMFASMHSASQMAWHHTNRISSGMMRHPSDGEAWKHFDRVHPEFALEPRNVRLGLCSDGFTPYNFSGNAYSCWPVIVTPYNLPPEMCMTKPYMFLTCIIPGPSSPKAGIDVYLQPLIDDLKRLWVGAWTYDVSRKQNFNMRAALMWTINDFPAYGMLSGWGTHGKMGCPHCMNHTKAFTLDFGGKSSWFDCHRRFLPTNHEFRRNKDAFRKGIKVKDLPPPRLSSTQVWNNVCDLPKFTDYGEARRIKGYGVDHNWTKRSIFWDLPYWKDNLLRHNLDVMHIEKNFFDNVLNTVMDNEKTKDNEKARKDMELYCNRKELELKPRPNGKLLKPKACYTLTPQEAKAVCRWLNELRMPDGYSSNLARCADANTGKLHGMKSHDCHIFMERLLPIAFSSLPKNVLNPLTEISQFFKDICASTLRVDDIIKLDRNIPVILCKLEQIFPPGFFDSMEHLPVHLAYEAFLGGPVQYRWMYPFERFMGDSKRSVKNKARVEGSICAHYIHRETSHFCSHYFNHMMLSPRIIRNEVHFSERSQFTLSVFGRPGRPAGKKSEHWLSQKEMQSAHVHVLINCVEVKPYLEAFGTYYYQSTGEQPSTGYTHAYFPTWFKQQLSCIVTLSPDLIHLRNLSEGPSQRVNEWHTYFVNGYKFHTEEWSVGKKTVNSGVVVKGVTEGGEDDFYGVITHIYELVYNYMDSENKVVLFYCDWYDPSSRGTKIDKKYNIVEIRRDRKYKEYDPFIMAHNVRQVYYVPYPSITPRKREWCVVIKSNPMGHIETDELMEDVAYQHDEISPVNEVIETEEIVSLCDTAVDGQQVDASILLSTNPMEEEHEELGESEDNNIRCDEDNEDYDDE; encoded by the exons ATGGAACATTACCAAttttatcgtagttggatgtacgatagaatgTTTCCTGGACGACGTGGGCTTAAACCACTTTTTATGGAAGGAGTTGCCGCGTTTCTCTCGTAtgcgtttgctcaagaatgttgtcgcAGGGAAGGAGGGGTAAGGTGTCCGTGTTTAAAGTGTGGTTGCAGAAATATTATCAGTGACCCTAGTGAAGTGAAGCGTCACTTGGAGAGAGTGGGTTTTAGGCCAAATTACTGGGTTTGGACATCTAATGGGGAAACAATGCAGGAGATGAATAGAGAGGCTTCTAGCAGTCAAACTCATATAGAACCAGATATAAATAGAGTTGATCCAGGGAGTAGTTCATCACATATGCAGTGCCAGGAGCAATTTAATCTTGTCGAGGAGATGTTCACTGACGCATTAGGGGTGAATGTGGCGTATGATGAACCACAAGACttagatggagaagagctcccgaaTGAGAAAGCTCAAAGGTTTTATCAGCTgttgaaagaaataaatataccATTGTTTGAGGGGTCTTCTGACTCTAagctatcaatgtgtgtgagacttTTGGCTGCGAaatcaaattggaatgttcctgatcagtgtttagaATTCTTTGCGAGATTGATGTTGGACGCGACTCCTGTGAAAGAAAACATGCCTACAAGTTATTATGATGCAAAGAgggtggtgtcgaagttgggattAGAAGTtaaaaagattgattgttgcattagaggttgcatgttgttttatgacaacgaatttggtacaaatgatggggaattggaggaatgtaagttttgcgaGAGTCCGAGGTATTTAGTTAGCAGTAAAGGAGTTGACCAAAGACAAAATCGCATTGCAGTGAAATCTATGTTCTATCTACCAATAATACCTAGGTTGCAAAGAATGTTTgcatcaatgcacagtgcaagccaAATGGCATGGCACCATACAAACAGAATTAGTTCAGGCATgatgcgacatccatctgatggcgaggcatggaaacacTTTGATAGAGTTCATCCTGAATTTGCACTTGAACCTAGGAATGTCCgacttggattatgctcagatggtttcaCTCCTTATAATTTTTCAGGAAatgcatattcttgttggccagttattgttacCCCGTACAatctccctcctgagatgtgcatgacgaaACCTTACATGTTTTTGACATGCATCATTCCGGGACCGTCGAGTCCAAAGGCGGGAATCGATGTTTATttgcaacctttaattgatgatctcAAGAGGCTGTGGGTGGGAGCGTGGACTTATGATGTGTCtcgtaaacaaaattttaatatgcGAGCGGCTTTGATGTGGACAATTAATGACTTTcctgcatatggcatgttgtctggatgGGGTACACATGGTAAAATGGGATGTCCGCATTGCATGAATCACACAAAAGCGTTTACTTtggactttggtgggaaaagttcGTGGTTTGATTGTCATCGTAGGTTCTTACCTACCAACCATGAATTTAGAAGGAATAAAGATGCTTTTAGAAAAGGAATAAAAGTAAAAGATCTACCTCCCCCTCGATTGTCATCGACTCAAGTATGGAATAATGTTTGTGACCTACCAAAATTTACAGACTATGGTGAAGCACGTAGAATTAAAGGATATGGGGTTGACcataattggacaaaaagaagtatcttTTGGGACCTCCCATATTGGAAGGATAATTTGTTGCGTCATAAtcttgatgttatgcatattgagaagaacttTTTTGATAATGTGCTTAACACGGTGATGGATAATGAGAAGACAAAAGACAATGAGAAGGCTAGGAAAGACATGGAACTTTATTGTAATCGAAAAGAATTGGAGTTGAAACCTCGACCAAATGGaaaattattaaaacccaaggcttgttacACTCTTACTCCCCAAGAAGCAAAAGCTGTATGTCGGTGGTTAAATGAATTGAGGATGCCTGATGGTTATTCTTCTAACCTGGCAAGATGTGCTGACGCCAACACTGGTAAattgcatggaatgaaaagtcacgattgtcatATTTTCATGGAACGATTACTTCCAATTGCATTCAGTTCACTGCCCAAGAATGTGCTTAATCCACTTACTGAGATCAGTCAATTTTTTAAAGACATTTGTGCTTCAACTTTAAGAGTAGACGACATCATTAAATTGGACCGAAATATTCCTGTCATTCTTTGCAAGTTGGAGCAAATATTCCCGCCAGGTTTCTTTGATTCTATGGAGCATCTCCCTGTGCATCTTGCTTATGAAGCTTTTCTAGGTGGACCTGTTCAATATAGATGGATGTATCCATTTGAAcgattcatgggtgattcaaagcgatcagttAAAAATAAGGCACGAGTTgagggatcaatttgtgcacattATATACATcgcgaaacatcacatttttgctctCATTATTTCAATCACATGATGTTGTCTCCAAGAATCATAAGGAATGAAGTTCACTTcagtgaaagaagtcaatttacctTATCAGTTTTCGGTCGTCCAGGCCGTCCCGCAGGGAAGAAGAGTGAGCATTGGCTTTCACAAAAAGAAATGCAGTCTGCTCATGTTCATGTGCTGAttaactgcgttgaagttaaaccatatcttga GGCATTTGGTACCTACTATTATCAAAGCACAGGCGAACAACCATCGACTGGTTACACACATGCCTATTTTCCAACATGGTTTAAGCAACAATTATCATGTATTGTTACACTAAGTCCTGACTTAATACATTTGCGAAATTTGTCTGAAGGCCCTAGTCAACGTGtaaatgaatggcacacataTTTTGTAAACGGTTACAAATTTCACACTGAGGAATGGAGTGTAGGGAAGAAAACCGTAAACAGTGGTGTAgtcgtaaaaggagttacagaggGTGGTGAGGACGACTTCTATGGGGTTATCACACATATTTACGAGTTGGTTTATAATTATATGGActcggaaaataaagttgtcttattTTATTGTGATTGGTATGATCCATCTTCTAGAGGaacaaaaattgataaaaagtATAACATTGTTgagattcgaagagatagaaagtacaaagagtatgaccctttcattATGGCACAtaatgttaggcaagtttattatgtaccttatccttcaaTTACCCCACGGAAACGAGAATGGTGTGTTGTAATCAAATCCAACCCAATGGGTCACATTGAGACTGATGAGTTAATGGAAGATGTTGCATACCAACATGATGAGATTTCACCTGTTAATGAGGTAATTGAAACCGAGGAGATTGTAAGTTTGTGTGATACTGCAGTTGATGGTCAACAAGTTGACGCAAGTATCTTGTTGTCAACAAATCCTATGgaagaagagcatgaagagcTGGGAGAGTCTGAAGACAATAATATCAGATGCGATGAAGACAACGAAGATTATGATGATGAATAA
- the LOC131597118 gene encoding uncharacterized protein LOC131597118 → METHLKRNGEFIDERAKITQENFDKELALKLSEHPEIPEPPPGYPVDPSIGFQTWYKVSGGKKKNGRVYCAGGYSKNIKRRSRDFKMRYADGEGSSTPPILTAKMLDTVRNLANTEAAQQNMGGGGFGGTSGYGGADEEEEEQDGGNN, encoded by the exons ATGGAGACTCATCTCAAGAGAAATGGAGAGTTTATTGACGAGCGCGCAAAAATCACACAA gAGAATTTTGATAAAGAACTTGCCCTAAAGTTGTCAGAGCATCCTGAAATACCTGAACCACCACCGGGGTATCCTGTTGACCCTAGTATTGGTTTTCAAACTTGGTATAAGGTTTCAGgtggaaagaagaaaaatgggaGAGTGTATTGTGCTGGAGGGTATTCCAAAAATATCAAGCGGCGTAGTAGAGATTTCAAAATGAGATATGCTGATGGAGAAGGATCATCCACTCCACCTATATTAACCGCCAAAATGCTTGATACTGTGAGAAACTTGGCAAATACTGAGGCAGCACAACAA AATATGGGTGGTGGTGGATTTGGAGGAACTAGTGGATATGGAGGAGctgatgaagaagaggaggaacaaGATGGGGGGAATAATTAA